The Alteribacter populi genomic sequence GGGAACGACAGATATTCATGCTCATATGATGCCTTATGATTATATGAATAATGAAGAGGATAACACGTTTGGTTTGGCAAAAGTACATACGTTAGTTGAAGAGATTCGCAGTGAAAATGAACACACGCTCTTATTAGATAATGGGGATACCATTCAAGGGAGTATTTTTGGAGACATGTTAGCTCTAGTTGATCCTGTAGAAGCAGATGAGCCACATGCGATTATGGATGCTATGAATTTAATGGAGTACGATACAGCGACACTAGGTAATCATGAGTTCAACTTTGGACTTGATTATTTAGATGAAACGATTGCAAAAGCTGACTTTCCTTGGTTGAGCGCAAATGTTTATAACGAAGGAACGGATGAGCTACGCTACGACCCGTACTCAATGATTGAAAAAGAAATCGATGGACAAACGTTAAATGTTGGTGTGATTGGTTTTGTTCCTCCACAAATCATGACATGGGACCGGGTACACCTTGAAGGAAACATTTACGTTGAAGAAATTGTTGAATCAGCTGAAAAATACATTCCGCAAATGAAAGAAGAAGGAGCTGACCTTGTCGTTGCGGTTGCTCACTCTGGGATTAACCCAGCTGAAGATGCCAGTGAAAACGCTGCTTATCAACTGTCCCAAGTTGATGGAGTTGACGCGATGATTCTCGGTCACCAGCATAACTTGTTCCCTGGGACCGACGATTTTGCTGGTATTGACAGTGTTGATGTAGAAAATGGCACTGTAAACGGTGTTCCAACAGTTATGCCTGGTGCATGGGGAAACCACCTTGGTGTCATTGAACTAGATCTCCGTCACACAGGGGAAGCATGGGAAGTAGCTTCGTTTGATAGTGAAGCTAGAGAAACTGCTAATTATGAGCCGCACCCTAATATGGTAGAGCTCGTCCAAGAAACACACGAAGAGACCATCGAGTATGTAAACAGTCCTGTAGGGGAAGTCGAGAACGATTTGAATACGTACTTCTCTCGAGTAATGGATAATGAAGTCGTACAATTAGTAAACGATGCGCAATTGGATTATATGGAACAAAATTTCTCTGGTACAGAATATGAAGACATGCCAATGCTGTCAGCAGCTGCTCCTTTCCGAGCTGGGCGCGGCGGAGATTACACGAATGTGGAAGCAGGAGAAATTGCGATTCGTGATGTAAATGACATCTATGTTTATCCAAATACTCTACATGTTGTTAAAGTAAACGGTACTGAGCTTGACAAATGGTTAGAGCACTCTTCAGCGAATTTCTTGCAAATTGATCCAGATTCTTCTGAAGATCAATACTTAGTCAACACTGACTTTGCAAGCTACAACTTCGATACAATCGAAGGAGTCGAGTATAAAATGGATGTCACGCAACCTGTTGGTGAGCGTGTAGTTGACCTCACTTATGAAGGAGAAGAAGTAACAGAGGACCATGATTTTCTCGTTGCTACAAATAACTACCGCGCAGGCGGAGGTGGAAACCACCTTGATGACGTGGAAACTGTACTTGCTTCAACAGATGAAAACCGTGAAGTAATCATCGACTACATCCGTGATTATGAAGGGGCAGTGAACGTTGAAGTATCCAACAATTGGTCCATTGTACCATTTGAAACCGAGGCGAATGTCGTATTTGAAAGTGACCTTCGTGGGGAAGATTTGGCAGAGCAAACACCCTTTATCTCTTTTGTAGATGCGGTGAATGATACGACAGGGCTCTTCCAATTCCACCCTCAAGTTGAAGAGGAAGATGACGACTCAAACGGAAACCGTCCGCCACACGCCGGTGAACCTGGGCCACCACCACATGCGGGAGAGCCAGGACCACCACCTCATGCATACAATAATTAATCATTAGATGATGTAGGCAAGGAGTGAATGCTCCTTGCCTGTTTGTCGTTTTAGAAAATCGATTTTTGCAAACTTTTGGATGGGAAAACGGCAACGATTGCGGGCTCGAGGATATTATCGCTTTGCTTTTTATGCAGAATCGTCTCAAAGATATATGTACATCTCAAGAAAGGATATTTTTTGGTCGGAACCGAACTATAAATAGTAAAAGTGCGGTAATTGAATAAGGGAGGTTCCACTTATGAAAAGTCAGTCTCACCATTCTTTCATTGACCTTCAACATGAAGCATTTAAAGCGGTTAATAACAAAGATTTCCGAGGTTTTGGCGAATTAATCGAACTGATCGAGAACCGTTACCCTCAGAAAAAGTATAAAACGGTGATGTGGAAAATGTGTCATTTAGCTACAACCAGCAAAAAAGAACAGGCATTCAAGGCAGGGTTTAAGGGGTTGGAGGATGGATTTTGGTGGAACCCGGACGGCGTAAGAAACGAACCAGGATTGAATCCGTTGAAGGAAGACCCCCGTTTTGACGATTTTGTTCAAGCATGTGAAGAGGCTTATGAACGAGAGAAATCTGCCCATCAACCGGCTTTATGTACGATTGGAAATCCGCAAAGTTCAAAACGGCTTTTTTCTATTCATTGGCGAGGGGACAATGCCGAAGATTTCGCAGAGAATTGGGAAGAATTATCAATATTAAATAACTGGCATATCGGTTTTCCACAATCTTCACAAGCGTACGGCCACAGCAGGTTCTGTTGGGATGATCCTGCAATTGCCATACATGATTTACAGGAAGCACATGCTGCTTTCGATGAAATAAGTGTATCGGAATCTTCCCGTACAATTTTAAGTGGTGCTTCCCAAGGAGGAAAGCTTGCGATTGACCTCGCTCTTAAATGGCAGCCGTTCTCTTATCCACACTTCTTTGCTATCGTACCGTCAATCAAAGATCTAGGTTCTTATGAAGAAATGCTCAAAGAAGGTGTATCTACAAAAGTGAAAGGGTACATTGTCACCGGAGAAAAAGACCCGTTTCTTCAGCAAACTAGAGCCCTACATGAGCTTTTTCTCGACTACGATATCCCTTGTCAATTCGTGGTCATTGAAGGAATGGGTCACTATTTTCCAAAAAACTTTTCCACCATTGCAGCAGAAGCAGTGTCATTTTTGAGATAGAGGAGATTCGATTGTTAAATGAATAAACAACTAAAGCAAAAAGCAATAGACATCGCCAGGTATTATAATAAAAATAGCAACACAAAAATGATCTGGCTGGCAGGCTCAGTCTCAAGAGGCTGGGCTGATCAATTTTCAGATATAGAAATCAATGTGATCTGGGGAAAACCTCCGTCAGTAGAAGAGAGAACACAAGTTGTAAGAGATCATCATGGTGAGCTTCTTTCTCTCCATCCCTACGAGGAAGAAGAGTGGTCGGAAGCCTATGAGATTGGTGGAGTAAAATATGAGATTAGTGGATTTTTAGCTGATACTATAGAAGGCTTGTTCGAGTGTTGTTTGCAAACAGGTGAGGCAACGATTGATGAGCAGTGCATTTTAGCTTCAATACAGAATGGATCGCCATTAGTAAATGAAGTCATGTATAAGAAATGGAAGTCGCAAATTGAACCTTATCCTTTTATTTTACAGAAAACGATGATTGAAAGGTTTGGTGATCCGGGAACGCGCTGGAAAGACCGACACGTCATGCTCGCCCGACAGGATTACTTTATCCTACAGGATACCATACAAACGAGTTTAAAACGGCTTTTTTGTGTTCTCTTTGCCCTTAACGGAAGGTATATACCTCATCCAGTGTTCAAGTGGGGATTGCGTGAAATGGAGGAATCGATCCATATTAAGCCAGAAGGGATGAAAGAAAAACTAACGGTATTGCTATCCCATAAGCAAAGCTATGAGACTAAAATTTATACGTTAGAAGAATTATGGAAAGAAATAAATCAGTTAATGGAATCACTTTCATAATTCACTTGTTTAAACAAATGAATTATGAAAAAGTATTTTCTTGATTATTACTTATTGGAAAGCGAGCAGATGCACCTCCGTAGGCCTGCATCTGCTCGCTTTCCACGGACGAACCGCCGAGCCTCCTCGGGGAAAAGCGCCCTGCGGGGTCTCGGCTGGCCCGTTTTCCGCAGGAGTCTCGCAGATTCCGACCAACTACGCAGAAGATCTTTTATTATCAAGAGACCAAGAGGCCTTATACAATTCAACTAGGCTACCGCCTTCAGACTTCAGGCAATGTAAACGAGGGCAACCATATCAAAATGAACTTTTGCCCGTTCCCCTATGCTCTAGAAGGAGCTTGATCCCTTGCTCTAAGTGTCTACCATCGATGGCCAGTCAGGTACACTATAAACTTAGTTGTTTATATTTTGTAGCACGGTGCCAATACATGGCAGACTGTGGTGGAAATTAAAACGACCTGGATGTTATTTCAGATCCGGGCCGTTGTATTATTTAATCCGCTTCTTCAAAAATCACCGTAATCCCAGAAATCTCAATTTCATCCTCTTCTGAGAGAGTAAAGGTTACATCAGTCACTCCCCAATCGCCATCGCCTAAAATTTCATTAACTTCAAGCCGACCCGAGGAGCTGAAAACGATAAAGTTACCAGAGCCACTCTCCGCACTCACAGTATACCTCCCAGGAGCAATATGCTCACCCGCTATCCATTTACCCGCTCCTAACTTAGAAGTTGATGGAGGAGGAGGGTTCTTTAATTCAGATATTTCTTCATTTTTTTCCTCAATTTGTTCTTTGAGTGCTGATATTTCCTCGTCCTTTTCATCCATCACTTTAGTTTGTTTTTCTAAATCGCCTTCCAGTTTTGAAATCCGCCCCTCGGTTTTTTCTTTTTCAGAGGTGAGTTGATCCAGCTCTTCCTTAAGAACATCTACTTCGTTTTCACTAATAAATGCCTCCAACTCTTCAATTACCAACTCAAGCTTGTCAATAGAGTTGGACGACTGCTCTTTTTCGTCATCAAGATGGGCTTCAAGCTCTGCAATAGTCGTCAGCGCTGCATCCTTATTCTCTGTTTCTTTTGCAAGAGAAGCAGCCAGCTTTTCCGTTTCATTGGAAGAATTTACTGCAGAAACCATCGTTAACACAAACAACAACATTACAAAAAAAGAAACCCCTCTCCAAAACCAAAGACTTTTCCAAATCCCTTCGAAAAACTTCATTTAATCCCTCCTCCTATTTGCTAAAGAGAGCAATGATCATTGCAGCGAAAGGACTATGTAAAAAGTTTGGTCTATTTTCCTTTAGCTGGTTTATCGTCATTATATACAGACATAACCAAACTTTTTCCTAAATGCTAAAGAGAATTTTTCTACAACTTTAGTATGGGTTCTACATAGTGGGGGGATTATGTCAGAAAAAGATGGAATGTAGTCAAAGAGAGTGGGGATCTGGTCAATCAGAGAAAATCTCGTTTTCAGACAGAATCTTGTCAACTAGCGGGCAGATCCCAACCCCAACCAAAAAAAGACCCGGAGACTAATCCGGGTCATCTACCAACTTGCCTAAATCAATATATGAGCAAGCGGAATCACAATTAACAACGTAAGTACAACACGTTCAAACCAGATAATAATTAGCTTTGGAATGCTGACTGGAATCTCGGTTGATAAAATACAAGGAATGAGTGCCGAGAAAAATAAAATCGCAGATACCGATACAACTGCTACGACGAATTTCGTAATCAGCGGTGCCTCTACTACTAACAAAGCAGGCAAAAACATTTCCGAAATTGAAATCGAGGCAGCCTTTGCGGCAAGCATCGCTTCTGGAAGCTGGAACAACGATGTGAACGGGTAGAAAACGTAACCGAGAACATCGAAAACAGGTGTAAACTCAGCTAAAACCAACCCGATTAACCCTACACTCATAATCGAAGGCAGAATGCTCATCGTCATCACAAATCCATCACGAAAATTACGCCAAACATTCATACCGAGGCTAGGCGTACGGTCCACAGCTTTCATCGCTTCCTTCCAAGCAAACGCCACTCGGTTCCCCTCTATCGTTTCTTCAGGACGAGCATTTCCACCATAAAACTCCTCGCTAACCTTACTCAACGGCCAAATTCGAACCGTGATAGCGGTTACAAGGAATGTCACAAAAATTGTCGTCCAAAAATAAGTGTTCCAAATGCTCATCAAATCAAGCGTATTTGCCACCACAATCATAAACGTGACCGATACAGTCGAAAAGCCTGTCGCAATAATCGTCGCTTCTTTAACCGAATACTTCCCTTCCTTGTATACCCTGTTGGTGATCAATAATCCAATTGAGTAACTCCCCACAAAAGACGCCACCGCATCAATAGCCGAACGCCCAGGCGTTTTAAAAAGAGGACGCATCACCGGCTGCATCATCACACCAATAAACTCTAACAACCCATATCCAACAAGCAGCGCCAGAAATACCGCCCCAATCGGCACAAGAAGACCGACAGAAGCTACCAAGTTATTAAAAAGAAACGGTCCCATATCCGGATTAAACAGCCAAGCAGGACCAACATTAAACAAAAGCATCCCCGCAACAACAAGACCAAGCACCTTGAACCCTGTAAAAACCGTATTTACACGACCCTTATTCCATGATCCATTAAAAAAAGGATAAATAGCACCAAGCATAATCACACCAAAAGCATAATAAGGAACCGCATCAGTAAAGTTATTACGAATCCACGTCACGATATGATCGAGCATAATTGAGGACGTATCATTCACCGTAATCGGAATAAAAAACATAAAGACCCCAAGAGCGCTAAATAGGAAAAATTTCAGCATGTTTATCCGCGACTGATGAGACGGTGCTGTATTTAGGCTTTCCTCCCGCCTTGACTGTATCTCTGCCATTTTACTCCCCCTTATGATTTGTCTTAATTACGGGATTGCTGCTCACGTATGACCAAGCCGGTTAAAAACGACAGCATGACATGTGTCCCAGCTTTAACTGTCATTTGCGCCACGTCTTTTTCAGGATCGAGGCACACAATGTCCATGGCCCTGACCTTTGAATGCTCTCCAGCGGACAAAACGGCTTCAAATAACTCGTCTGTTCGCATCCCACCAGGCGTTGTTGCAGGAACTCCGGGAGCAAAAGCCATATCAAGAACGTCCATGTCGCACGTAAGGTAAATCAAATCGACTTTTTCCGAAAGGTTTGCTATGGCCCGTTCGACCGTTGTGACAACACCTTCCTTTCGAGCCTGTTTCAGCGTTGTATAATGAATGCCGTGGTCATCAGCATATGCCTTTAGATCAGGGGTGTTAAAAAATCCGTGGAGGCCGATGTTGTAGATATGATCTCCTTTGACGAGCCCTTGTTCAATAACGTTTCGAATGGGAGTCCCGTTTGCGGGACCTAGCTCTCGTATATCACGCAAATCAAAGTGAGTGTCGAGTTGAAGAATGCCGATGGCTTTGTCCGGTTCTGCTTCTTTTAACCCTTTAATCGTCATTGCGGTAATCGAATGGTCACCACCAATGGCAATTGGAATACTGTTAGGGTGTTTTTCGCTAATATCACATGCAGCTGAAACGATGTTTTCATGACACCTCGAAATATCTGTTACATGCTGCTCCACATCACCAAGATCGAGCACATTCAATGTATTCAAGTCCACGTCTTCGTCAAGGTTGTATGTCGTAAATCCTTTCCATGCTCGTCTACAAGCTTCGGGGAAAGCAGAAGCAGCTGATGGACTAATGGAGGAGCGGGAGAGAGGGACGCCGTAAATGACAGCGTCCGCTCGTTTCTCTTCCCCAGATCCAATTGGCCTGATCCATTCATGGACTTTTTGCG encodes the following:
- a CDS encoding bifunctional 2',3'-cyclic-nucleotide 2'-phosphodiesterase/3'-nucleotidase, whose translation is MEGMLKGNWVIGCLMTVFLFAVATPMVQADDAETEEDTEKLVIMGTTDIHAHMMPYDYMNNEEDNTFGLAKVHTLVEEIRSENEHTLLLDNGDTIQGSIFGDMLALVDPVEADEPHAIMDAMNLMEYDTATLGNHEFNFGLDYLDETIAKADFPWLSANVYNEGTDELRYDPYSMIEKEIDGQTLNVGVIGFVPPQIMTWDRVHLEGNIYVEEIVESAEKYIPQMKEEGADLVVAVAHSGINPAEDASENAAYQLSQVDGVDAMILGHQHNLFPGTDDFAGIDSVDVENGTVNGVPTVMPGAWGNHLGVIELDLRHTGEAWEVASFDSEARETANYEPHPNMVELVQETHEETIEYVNSPVGEVENDLNTYFSRVMDNEVVQLVNDAQLDYMEQNFSGTEYEDMPMLSAAAPFRAGRGGDYTNVEAGEIAIRDVNDIYVYPNTLHVVKVNGTELDKWLEHSSANFLQIDPDSSEDQYLVNTDFASYNFDTIEGVEYKMDVTQPVGERVVDLTYEGEEVTEDHDFLVATNNYRAGGGGNHLDDVETVLASTDENREVIIDYIRDYEGAVNVEVSNNWSIVPFETEANVVFESDLRGEDLAEQTPFISFVDAVNDTTGLFQFHPQVEEEDDDSNGNRPPHAGEPGPPPHAGEPGPPPHAYNN
- a CDS encoding alpha/beta hydrolase; translated protein: MKSQSHHSFIDLQHEAFKAVNNKDFRGFGELIELIENRYPQKKYKTVMWKMCHLATTSKKEQAFKAGFKGLEDGFWWNPDGVRNEPGLNPLKEDPRFDDFVQACEEAYEREKSAHQPALCTIGNPQSSKRLFSIHWRGDNAEDFAENWEELSILNNWHIGFPQSSQAYGHSRFCWDDPAIAIHDLQEAHAAFDEISVSESSRTILSGASQGGKLAIDLALKWQPFSYPHFFAIVPSIKDLGSYEEMLKEGVSTKVKGYIVTGEKDPFLQQTRALHELFLDYDIPCQFVVIEGMGHYFPKNFSTIAAEAVSFLR
- a CDS encoding cytoplasmic protein yields the protein MNKQLKQKAIDIARYYNKNSNTKMIWLAGSVSRGWADQFSDIEINVIWGKPPSVEERTQVVRDHHGELLSLHPYEEEEWSEAYEIGGVKYEISGFLADTIEGLFECCLQTGEATIDEQCILASIQNGSPLVNEVMYKKWKSQIEPYPFILQKTMIERFGDPGTRWKDRHVMLARQDYFILQDTIQTSLKRLFCVLFALNGRYIPHPVFKWGLREMEESIHIKPEGMKEKLTVLLSHKQSYETKIYTLEELWKEINQLMESLS
- a CDS encoding coiled-coil domain-containing protein, with translation MKFFEGIWKSLWFWRGVSFFVMLLFVLTMVSAVNSSNETEKLAASLAKETENKDAALTTIAELEAHLDDEKEQSSNSIDKLELVIEELEAFISENEVDVLKEELDQLTSEKEKTEGRISKLEGDLEKQTKVMDEKDEEISALKEQIEEKNEEISELKNPPPPSTSKLGAGKWIAGEHIAPGRYTVSAESGSGNFIVFSSSGRLEVNEILGDGDWGVTDVTFTLSEEDEIEISGITVIFEEAD
- a CDS encoding YjiH family protein, with amino-acid sequence MLKFFLFSALGVFMFFIPITVNDTSSIMLDHIVTWIRNNFTDAVPYYAFGVIMLGAIYPFFNGSWNKGRVNTVFTGFKVLGLVVAGMLLFNVGPAWLFNPDMGPFLFNNLVASVGLLVPIGAVFLALLVGYGLLEFIGVMMQPVMRPLFKTPGRSAIDAVASFVGSYSIGLLITNRVYKEGKYSVKEATIIATGFSTVSVTFMIVVANTLDLMSIWNTYFWTTIFVTFLVTAITVRIWPLSKVSEEFYGGNARPEETIEGNRVAFAWKEAMKAVDRTPSLGMNVWRNFRDGFVMTMSILPSIMSVGLIGLVLAEFTPVFDVLGYVFYPFTSLFQLPEAMLAAKAASISISEMFLPALLVVEAPLITKFVVAVVSVSAILFFSALIPCILSTEIPVSIPKLIIIWFERVVLTLLIVIPLAHILI
- a CDS encoding agmatinase family protein; translation: MTYPYKGLQSPPFIWNQSKEHPQKVHEWIRPIGSGEEKRADAVIYGVPLSRSSISPSAASAFPEACRRAWKGFTTYNLDEDVDLNTLNVLDLGDVEQHVTDISRCHENIVSAACDISEKHPNSIPIAIGGDHSITAMTIKGLKEAEPDKAIGILQLDTHFDLRDIRELGPANGTPIRNVIEQGLVKGDHIYNIGLHGFFNTPDLKAYADDHGIHYTTLKQARKEGVVTTVERAIANLSEKVDLIYLTCDMDVLDMAFAPGVPATTPGGMRTDELFEAVLSAGEHSKVRAMDIVCLDPEKDVAQMTVKAGTHVMLSFLTGLVIREQQSRN